The Rhodamnia argentea isolate NSW1041297 chromosome 7, ASM2092103v1, whole genome shotgun sequence genome contains the following window.
TGTTCGCCTAATGACAATGATGGTTGGATGATAAAGCAATGTCAATTAACAAAAATCGATTTCGCAGTCTGAAATGTTAAAAGATCCGACTCAAATATTTAAGTGGATAGGTACGTGAGCTAATATTTAGACACATTCTCTCATGTGCAAGCCGAATTAAGAGCGACATGTAAagaatgatcgatagaaatggaCGCACATACACAAAAGAATAGTAGTGGCTTTAATCCGAAAAACGTTTCGTGTACGTTCTCCTAATGTTTAGCATACAGCTCCATCTTACAATTGAAATTCGACAATTGCTTCTGATCTAGCCATCGAATTTGGACCTTTTCATCACACGAACTAAAAACGCATTTCTCGTAGATAGTTAGAACATCACGCGACCGCCAAACTAAGAAAGAAATATCCGCTTGTATGACATTATTTACCAAACTCGCAATGATGACGCATCGACGTCGAAACCCGTCAGTACCAACTAAATGCCCGACAAAGTAAACTATCTTTTATTTCTAGGACTGGAAATTCGAATGCGGAATTCATTCCGTTGGAACTGGAGCCATCGTCGAGATGACCTTCAATTGTCAACCCCTTACGAAGTTAGGCAGATGCCAACATAGATCTATACCAAACAACTAGGACCACCAAGTTGGGAATAATCAAAAGCCGTCCCTTTCTAGCACAtctataaaaaggaaaaaaatgcaattaaatgcTCCCATAACACTCaaattgtcctttttttcttgaaagaatacGGGCTTAAACTTCACCTCGAGCTATTGCCTGCGCGTTTTTTCGGCTTTTAGTAATTGAATTGCGGAAATTATTTATCGAAGCAGCACAGCACCTCGTATGTTGCGACTTGCTCAATAGAGAGTTTCGTGAAAGGTGTGAAACGGCGATTAACAactagttaattaattaattacctACTAATATAACAGATTGAAAATATTGCAAGGCAGGCCGAACGAACAGGCCCAAAAGTCCAGGCATATCTTCTGGGCTCAGGCCCATAACTTCCCCCACTTCATGGGCCACGTGACTCGAGAAACTGTTCGTCATGGTTATTTCAAGAGAAGAAGCAGGTTTGTGTATCATGAAAATTAACTGCCTTTATGTCCctattacaaaaaattatccTCTAAACCAACGGAAAAAACCAAACCGCCCGGGCAAAAAGAGGCAATTTGATCATTTTAATATGAGGGGTTATTGAGTTAAAGtgagacgtttttttttttttttttggcattttccataTGCATATACAATTCGAGAAAACGGTATAACTTTATGATATGCTTGGAAGGCATttcttttgtttactttttccTTGCAACAACAAAATTACCAAGTGAATAAATGTGAAAATTGACAAAGCTCATCCAAGGACATCCGCGATCCTACATATTCAACGTGTTGGCTCCAAAAGGATCATCCTTAGAGATCGCGAACTATCATCCGAAATACACGTATTTAATGACATAAGCAAACTCAGAAGCCGAAAAATTTTATCCTTAGGCGACTCGAAAAACCCGGAACTCATTCATATGCAGTGTAGTGCTATCTCATATGTTATCATTGCAAATTTGGACCTCTAATAAACACTTTTTTAACACTAAACCTCAATTTTCAGTCGTGCAGTTGGGTGACATCTCCGATTCGAATTTTGCCCACTAAACTAAAACTTACGTTCTCGACATTGTCGTAGCGTAGGCAAGGCATCAAGAGATTAGGCCAACTTGCTCCAACTCATGACATGAATGTTGACATAGGCTCTTAATCACACGTACCTGGAGTGGAGGCAATGATTAAGGACCATCTCGACACCAACTTCTGTCGGTTTAGATTTGTTACATTTGTATAAGCCACAGTATTAGGTGACTTCAATCTTGTTTACCAACAAGGGTGACATGATTCCAGGACATCAGGAACACCCAAAGCACCTTAAAACCCCGCCATTCGCAGGAGAAAGGAAGCCCTTTTTTGCACGAAAAGAACAAATCTTTGCCAATAAAGACAGCACAGGGTGGTGAAAAGTGACCACAACATCCTTGAAATTACACGAGTTTCGGCACCGATCTTCTCTTCCTAGTTCCTAGTTTGCGCGATCATCATTCTCACTTCCCTTACCTTGAGTATATATGATGCTTCAAAACCCATACTGATAACCCTCCATTCCAAGCAAacttcaaaagggaaaaaggaaaaacttttcATCACACCCCTCCCAACTTCTCCCCATAAAATTCCTCACGAAAGAATGCCAAAAGGGTTTATCggaaaaacaagagagaaggaaaagagaaacgCTCAGAGGAACAGAAAAGGCCTCCTGACGTTGTCCCCTGAGGACTTGTCCTGAGCATCGCCCGGATCTCTCTGATCCGCCCAGCTCTCGACCATGCTCGGGAGCACCACCACCAGCGACGGCCCGAGGACGTATCTCTGGGTGAGCCTCTGGCAGGTGCTGCAGAGCAAGCACCGGATGTGCCTCTGGGCCAGGAAGTTAGCCCCGTGGACACACCGGTCGCACTGCCGGCACAGATAAGCGTCGTCGGCCTGGCAATACAGGCACGCCCTCGCCCCGCACAGCTCGCACGCGACGGAGGCCTTGTTGGGCGACGACTCACATGAGGACCCTTCTTTGAGGAACGACCCGCTCGCTCTCGGGCTGTTCTCTCTTCCAATGCCTCTGCACATCTTGAACTTCCGAAGCCTTTCGAGAGAGCTGCAGAGATTTACTGAGATTATGCTAGAGATTTTGAAGGAACTGGAGGATAGTGAGGGTGAAAATGCGTGGGGGTATTTATGGTGCTCTTCCTGGGATCATGTGGTGGGATGCTAAAGTTGATGGGCTTCCGCCAAGAATTCCTCGGACGAAAATGACGAGAACGCCCCTCCCGCTCCATGACAAAAAAAGCGGTCACTGTCCGGCGATCTCTTCCCTTCAGCTTCACACTTTCGACCGCTAAACCCCTCCTCCTCGCTCATAGGCTCCCCTGATTTCTTGTCGCGTCACTGACGAGTCTCAGTCGTGATTCAAAACTTGTGATGGAGAAGAACGCGCTAAGGGAATTACGTGTCGAAGCTGCTCAGTTTCAAGAGTCCCTAAGCTGACTTTAAGGGCAATGcgtaatttcctttttctaccATTAGTCAGCTGGGAATCCAATTCCATAGCTTGCagctcaaattaaaaaaaaatatttttttttctcgactCTTGTTAGAGGTTAAAATTTTATCTCGTATTGTTGAACTCCGATCTTTACACGCCACGTGTTTGATTCTCTGCATCGTCAAATGCAACAACATCGTATTGAAACTATTTATCCATAATCGTATAATAATAGTTTATGGGTTCGGAGTTTACCTATTTGATGGGTTTTGCTAATCACTAGAAAATACATATAATAAAGCAATATAGATCTTCACGTTATTTAGTGAATCTTTTAGTGCAATCTTTATGCTTATATgataacttcttctttttttggcaatGAAGAAACCACACAATGTGAAGTATATTCCTACGAGAGCTAGTGGAGCATTCGAGCACCGCCCTCTTGTGAAATTACAATCTATGCCAGCCATTGAGCATAAGATATGGTTGTTGATGCACCAACTTTGACAAAGCAGAAAAAGGGTTTTAGAATTGCAACATGATCAGAGATTAAGCTCCGAGCTGTGGAGAGATTCTTGGGAAGGTCCATCGTgagccatgaatttttttttttctccctccgCCCTTATTGAGTGGTTACCAAGTCAATTGGGGTTTCTCCCAAAGTTGAGAAAAGATTGTATGGCCCCAAATTAAAGCCACTCCCCAAAGTGGTACCCCACCATGAATCTAAACAAGTCTTAAAACTACTTCTTTTGAACTATGAACATAAAATTCGAGGTGTTCCCCataaagaatggaaaaaaaacctATTTTACGTAGACTTAGAGCGGTGATGGTGAGGAAAGCAAACTCTAAGTCAATTTCGATTGGCTACTTCTGAGTAGGCTTGTATAATAGCAACTTGCGCCCAAAGTGAATCATCAGAGTTTCGACTCTTGCATTCTCAATGAGTATTTTGCATAGTGACTATTAATCAATTTGTTGGCAAATTATCTTTAATTAACCAGAACTGTGTGAACTCAATTGGGGTTTTCCCAAAGTTGAGAAAAGATTGTATGGCCCCAAATTAAAGCCACTTCCCAAAGTGGCATCCCACCAACCCAAAGGAGTTGTTGTCACTTGTCAAGCCATGGACAAAGAGAGAGGCTCTTGAGGGGGTTGAGAATTGAGTACTAAGAAATTTGATTTGACCCCCCCAAACCTCACTTCCAACTTTCTTGATTCTATTCGATTTTTCCCAGGCGAGGACTCCACATGGGTCATGACTCGATGGCCCCAATTTCCATGCATGTTGATACGTGGACTGGTTTGAGTGGGAAAGATCTCCTCGTCCACTTATTGCAACTCACGTCCATGAAGCGGTCCACTTGTGTGGTGGAGAGGAGAGGGTCGAGAGCCCAAGCCACCACTCATTGCACCATCCCATCCGACTACTACTAATAGAAACATCGCCCTAGGGCCTATTTCTCTTTAGTGAGGTACGAAGTGTAAAAACCAGCCACGACCACTCGATATTTTTTTCTAGGTGGGATCAGCATGCGACATAATTgctgaaaaaaagagagagtaaaaaaaaattgaaataaatttaaaaaaggtaaGGTAGAGACGGGCGCAACATGCCATAATGAGGCGATTTGGATTGATAATGTGGCAAACGCGAGCGGCTAGTTTTTTGGGGGGAGCGGGGCCCACGTGGTGATGGGGGTGACCCGCAGGAGGAACTTGTGATGGGAAGGAGTGCGCTTAGCTGTTAAATCTTTAGGGTACGGATCGCGTCTCGATCTTTAATAGGCCACGATCGATCGATCGTCAGGAGTTTGAAACGTGTCGAGCGGAGAGAACCTGGAGAAGCTGTTGCTTCCTTTTGTCCAGATGCGGTGCGCGAACAGCGACGTCCCCGGTCAGTCGCGATCTGGACGCCAAACATTTGAATTCCTCTGCGGCAGCTGGGACGAGAGGGAACGCAATGGGACGCAACACGACGACACGGAGCCGACGGTGTGGCGACGACGTTGAGGACGACAGAAAAGACGGCCCCGCGGGTGTGGTACGGGCCGCGTGTTTCCGTTGTTGGACTTTGGACCTGCGCGTAGGCTCGAGGACCGGTCAATCCATCGAGCCCAAGGCAATTGCTTTGGCTGAGGCTCGTCTCGACGTGCCTTGTTGACTTGCTGTGGCCCACGACGTCATGTCAACTTGACCGGTGGTAAATGTTGGCGAGCAACCGGGCCGGTTCAACCTAAGAACCAGATCAAACCGTTCTTCACTCCAGAACTAGTTCCGTTcccagataaaaaaaattgggaatcgacCGGTTCAATTCGGCCCGATTCAGAGATCGACCGGTTCGGTTCATAGTCTGAAAACTACCTACCCTAAACCGATCATCTATAGTAATTATATATCTATTAAGACTctgtttgtttctcaaaaaataaattatttgaaaaatattttcttaaaaacaatTGCTTATACAGCTTACAAAAATGTACGGtcgaaaaaatttcatgttctacggaaatatttagatataatttattatcgataaatattttttatttactaattacttcaagcaatacaagccattagttttaaaaaaatatttttcaaatgattcatttttcattaaacaaaTATGTCATCGGAAGAATGAAGTTGTTACGATGTTTGGTGGGACAgtcttgaaatttgaattttctaagtttctgtctgatttttttttttttctccttttcaaattttgtggcggatgagaatttttatgTGATCATGTTACTCTTCAATAGTGGGTGACTTATACCTCACCTGCTCAATCAATGTAAGAGAAAACATCCTTTTTTCTATCCTTTTTAATATAACGTGAAAGGAATTTCTACAATAGTTGGCCGACGTGTTCAAATTTGTAGCTCCTAAATTtatgttgagttttttttttttctgttttttttttcctttttcatcttttggggTAGATAGGAACTTTATGTTTGATTATTTTACTCCTTCGATGGTGGAGTACTTATGCCTACTCAACTTGCTCCACCAATGTAATGTGATATGGTTTTTTTTGTCGTTTCCAATTTTATATCTTAAGCTACATATTAAGGCAAGAATAAGAAATTATGCTAATATCCCCTTCACTGAATAAGACGGCCTAATACAACAAATAAATCAACTGCTTTTAATCTTCCATGCGAACCCAATTAAGATCAAATAACCATCAAAGGGAAATTACTTTTGGAATTCGTCATATCCCCGAGGCCGGCCCCAGCCAGCAAAACACGGTAAAGTAAGGCCAGTGGACGGGCGGCACGTGTTGGGCGGATGCGATTGGCTTGTTATGCCTTTGGAGTTGGTCCAACTCCAAACCAACCACAAGGCCACGCGTCCGGCTAATCGCGATCTTGACATTAACAAGTCCCAGTCGcctccccccccctcctcttctctctctctctctctctccccgcttGTTTTTTTCTCATCGACGGCTCCAACATCAAAGACTAAAAAGCTGACAAAATTCGGtacaaaaccaagaaaaaggaaCCACCTCTgggcttttccttttcctcctccaTCGTCGTTCCGTCTGTCCGCGCTTTTGCCCGGTCGGCGACAAAAGTCCCTCGTGCCGCATTGAAAGTTCCAACCTTCGttaacaaggaaagaaaaaacaacgaAAGATCAAATGATCCATTTTAAAGCTTGCCACGCCGAGATGTCCGTGTGTTCTGCTACTTGTTTAGAGGGGGATTGCACCATTGGAGGCGTTGGAACAACAATTTGTGGATCCCCCAACGCGGTGAGCCGGTATATTGCGTGACAAATGAGTAATTCGATTTTCACAACGTTGATATCACATGTTCACATACGACAAGCTATTTTGAGAATTGAATTTGGTATTTTAGCTGAACTCATGATGTGAGTTTAagatgagaaaattatcaaaaaaagttttaaatatattgcaattcgGCCGCTACAGTCCTAGACCTATCACATACAACAAGCTATTTTGAGGTTCAACGACCTCGTCAATGGGCGGTGGGGCGAGGTTTGCTCGAGGTCGACGAGGTCACCTCTGGCCGGTTGCCGAGGTCCAGCGAATAGCTGAAGGAAGaacaaggaaggaaaaagaaaaagaagaaaaaaaaaggaaaacgaaaatagttaacaaaaatataaaaaaaatatatattatgttGGCAGACATATgactaaaattgattggattgactgaattgacacacttacaaataatttagaaatgaatcgacaaaaaaaatttaggcgcacaattacaatatatttgagatttttttgataattttttccgatATACGTCAATGAAATCCGAAGGAAATGACgaggaaaataatcaaaattcaaCAACTTTGGCCATCTAACTTGTTCACATTTGTACATCTCCACCTGCAATGGCCTGAGTGGCCGAACCCCCACGAGCTTTTCTTTCTGATGCAAGTCATCATCCCTTTGCCTTCCTCATTCTTTGGTCATCTAACTTCATACTCCTCGCTTTTTGActccttttttcttaatttcgtCTCTCTGTCGCCGCGAATTGCGCGGTCCACCAAAAAGATTTTTCCGTACTTATAACTCTCGCCAAGACTCTCGCCTTCCCTCATCGCTCcacgtcgtcttcttcttcttcttctcctcctcctcctccgccttcgTCGGAGCCGCCGTCTTCTTCCTTAAATCAACGAAACGAGAACCCTAGCTTACGCCCTGCAAATGCAACTCCTGAAGATCCTGAAGACGTCCATCAAGcattctctctccccctctcgcCTCATCAACCTCATCCTCATCCCCTCCTCCCTCTACATCCTCtacctcctcctctctctcctcctcaacAACCACCATCCCCGACTCGATTTGTATTCCGGCGATCCCGCCGCCTcgacctctcctcctcctcctcctcctccgctctCTCTCGACCACCTCGTCTTCGGCATCGCCTCCAACAAGAACTCCTTCCCCCGCCGCCGGCATTACATCGCACAATGGTGGCGGCCCGGCCTCACCCGcggcttcgtcttcctcgatgCTCCCGTCCCCTCTTCCTCCGGAGGCAACGACACCcgcctcctccccctcctccctcCCATCCGCATCTCCGAGGACACTTCCGGGTTCAGCTACACCAACCGCAACGGCCTCCGCTCCGCCATCCGCGTGGCCCGCGTCGTGGTGGAGACGGTGGCGATGAACTTGACGGACGTGAGGTGGTTCGTGTTCGGGGACGACGACACGGTGTTCTTCCCCGATAACCTGGTGAAGACGTTGTCCAAGTACGACGACGGGCTGTGGTACTACGTCGGGAGCAACTCGGAGGTGTATGAGCAGAACAGGGTGTTCTCGTTTGGGATGGGTTTCGGAGGGGCCGGGTTCGCCATCAGCCGTCCGCTCGCCAAGGTACTGGCCAAGGGGTTGGACGGTTGCATGGAGCGGTACGCGCAAGCTTACGGCAGCGACTCGAGGGTCTACGCCTGCTTGACCGAGCTCGGTGTCGGGTTGACGCGCGAGCCCGGGTTTCATCAGGTATACATCTTCGTTCATGTTAGATTCGATCTCGTGTACATTTTGAAAGGAAATATCAAATCCAAAACGTCGATTTGATCCAACTACAAAATGATAATGTTAATCCGACGACGAATCAATAGGAAGTTAAATATCTGTTCTAAATTACAAAAAGATAAGATGACCAAATTATTCAATCTTATTATCTAACTAACTCTAACTATTGATTAAGAAGTTCGTTTTTGTCAATTAAAATGGTgattaaatttgatcaattacccGGTTTAAGATCTACACTTGCGCGAACAGATACTCTCAATGTGTACTACAATccacaaatttgatttttaccaTGATCTAACCATGACACCTTCCCCACGTTCAAAATATATAGTAACAAATCCTAACACTACTCCAACCCACTACttaattaccaatttttttttttttggcttgcacttaaattaccaactttgcAAAgtcattttttcacaaaatttccATTATGTTTTTATGTTCATCAATTTTCCTAGTGTTTTGCATTTTGGCAGTGTGTAATGTGGGCATTGGTGGTAATACTAATATATGTCCATGTCAAAGAATATAGTTATGTCTACGCGATAAAACACAAAGAAAACACGAAAAACGTTATATAAAATTTCATAAACTTGCAAATCACATGATTGAAGAAGTTAGTGGGGTATTTCATGGGCTCGAAATCTATTCGTTAAAATGAAAttctttattatttaaaatatagtCGATTAGTTACTATTTTAAAACAAGAATCGGATGCATTGCTTTATCAATTAATTGAGTGTATCAATCCTAATAATTCTGGCATTATTcccattaaaaattaaattgttctagtaaattattttaatattgaTATAGAcaagtttcttttttgtcttaaaCGGTCCCTTAAGCCACAGCTTTGTTCTGTTCTTCTTCATCTTATTCTCTGTTTCATGAGGCTGATTATTTTCCCCCAAAACAGTTCGACGTCCGGGGCGACGCCTTCGGATTACTCGCGGCTCACCCGCTCGCTCCGTTGTCATCCCTCCACCACATCGACCACACCGACCCGATCTTCCCCAACATGACCCGACCCGAAGCCATGCAACACCTCTTCAGAGCCGCCCAAATCGACTCCCAGCGGCTCCTCCAGCAGTCGGTCTGCTACGACACTTCGTCCTCGTGGACGGTCTCGGTCTCGTGGGGCTACGCGGTCCAGGTCTTCCCTCGCCACTTGCTTATGACAGAGGCGGTTCGAGTGCGGGAGACGTTCAGTCAATGGAAGAAGGGAAGCGTGCTCGCGAGGTCGTACGGGTTCAACACCAGGGAGGTCGAGCCCGACCCGTGTGAGCGACCCACCGTGTTCTTCATGAGCGGCGTGGCTTCGAGGAAGGATTGGATCAAGAGCGCTTACAAGAAACACGACGATGGCGACTGCTTGAGCGACATGGCTTCGCCGAGGAAGATCGAGGAAGTGAGGGTGTACTCTCGCAAGCTCGATCTTGATATCAAACAGGTACCTTCTTTTAGCAATGACACCGaaattttttgctttatttctAAAAGTGATCGGGCGGACggtaaatgattatttaagtagGCGGTCATATCCATAACACGCAATTAGAAACCGACTAATTTGGAAGGCAAAGGTGTCGAATCGCTCGAGCTCGATTTGATATGTCACGAATTCTAGTATCATGTCGAGTTCAAACTAGTGTTCAAGTTCAATGGCAAGAGCTGAAGCTTAGCTTGAGCTCGGTTTCGAATTTGCTCTGTTGAACACGACTTGTGTCCTAGTGAAATCTAACTTGTAGATAACTTTTATCAGGTTGAGCCCCATTTCGAGTCAACCGTGCTCAATTACATCCCTCATGAATGGCATTAGAACACTGACACTTCCGTTCC
Protein-coding sequences here:
- the LOC115750829 gene encoding B-box domain protein 30, giving the protein MCRGIGRENSPRASGSFLKEGSSCESSPNKASVACELCGARACLYCQADDAYLCRQCDRCVHGANFLAQRHIRCLLCSTCQRLTQRYVLGPSLVVVLPSMVESWADQRDPGDAQDKSSGDNVRRPFLFL
- the LOC115750825 gene encoding uncharacterized protein LOC115750825, with amino-acid sequence MQLLKILKTSIKHSLSPSRLINLILIPSSLYILYLLLSLLLNNHHPRLDLYSGDPAASTSPPPPPPPLSLDHLVFGIASNKNSFPRRRHYIAQWWRPGLTRGFVFLDAPVPSSSGGNDTRLLPLLPPIRISEDTSGFSYTNRNGLRSAIRVARVVVETVAMNLTDVRWFVFGDDDTVFFPDNLVKTLSKYDDGLWYYVGSNSEVYEQNRVFSFGMGFGGAGFAISRPLAKVLAKGLDGCMERYAQAYGSDSRVYACLTELGVGLTREPGFHQFDVRGDAFGLLAAHPLAPLSSLHHIDHTDPIFPNMTRPEAMQHLFRAAQIDSQRLLQQSVCYDTSSSWTVSVSWGYAVQVFPRHLLMTEAVRVRETFSQWKKGSVLARSYGFNTREVEPDPCERPTVFFMSGVASRKDWIKSAYKKHDDGDCLSDMASPRKIEEVRVYSRKLDLDIKQLQAPRRHCCDVLPSSIGKVMEIAIRECGEEESIFMRQ